The following proteins are co-located in the Candidatus Dormiibacterota bacterium genome:
- a CDS encoding flagellar biosynthesis protein FlhA codes for MNRLSVYAFAAMLLAIVAILIVPLPPWLLDLLLGINIFGSALVLLLSVTVEDPLEFSAFAPALLVATLFRLALDVSATRLILTQGEIPGAVGAVIPAFGEFVVRGNLVVGIIVFAILVTIQFVVIASGSQRVAEVAARFTLDAMPGKQMAVDADVHAGLLDADAARAKREVVQREADFYGAMDGAGKFVKGDAIAALVIVALNLAGGLVVGIAYHAMSPADALHTYALLSIGNALVTTLPAFLISTGMGMMVTRVAAEGALGADLAAQMLARPDVLRGAGGLLLALALVPALPHALFFALGASAFAAAHLAQRARADRARLARAQEEAANRRALRRPELALGLVGVDAIAIEFGEELLRLLTQPLCDALLDRVGEVRRGLAAEIGLVLPGVRLRDNVELATRTYAVLVRDRPAGSGSLDLERLLAVADGDRLSRLGCTLEAEPVYGLPAAWIEPASRERLVEAGALVFDPISILGSHVAEVARTHASDLFGRQELQTLLEHLKLRAPAVVKEIGGEALPLACVHRAFLALLRERAWPRDPIGVLEAMIACGSRDPAELAEAARRSVVPDLLRRRARGLQPLLLDPALERSLLQGWSGTEALDADAALRLRERIETYAARVPRERAAVVCTAALRPLLADLLLRSGLWVEVFAYNELPPELALEPAEVVRLDACAPSQLPI; via the coding sequence ATGAACCGCCTGAGCGTCTACGCATTTGCGGCGATGCTGCTCGCGATCGTCGCGATCCTCATCGTGCCGTTGCCGCCCTGGCTGCTCGATCTGCTGCTCGGTATCAACATCTTCGGCTCGGCGCTCGTGCTGCTGCTCTCGGTCACGGTCGAGGATCCGCTCGAGTTCTCGGCATTTGCTCCGGCGCTCTTGGTTGCGACGCTCTTTCGGCTCGCCCTCGACGTCTCAGCGACGCGGCTCATCTTGACGCAAGGCGAGATCCCGGGAGCGGTCGGCGCGGTCATTCCCGCCTTCGGCGAGTTCGTCGTTCGCGGCAACCTCGTCGTCGGCATCATCGTTTTTGCGATCCTCGTGACCATTCAGTTCGTCGTGATCGCGAGCGGCTCGCAGCGCGTCGCAGAAGTGGCGGCGCGCTTCACGCTCGACGCGATGCCCGGCAAGCAGATGGCCGTCGACGCGGACGTGCACGCCGGCTTGCTCGATGCGGACGCAGCGCGCGCGAAGCGGGAGGTGGTGCAGCGGGAGGCCGATTTCTACGGCGCGATGGACGGCGCGGGAAAGTTCGTCAAAGGCGATGCGATCGCCGCGCTCGTCATCGTGGCGCTGAACCTCGCCGGCGGACTCGTCGTCGGCATCGCATATCACGCGATGTCGCCCGCCGACGCGTTGCACACGTACGCGCTGCTCTCCATCGGCAACGCGCTCGTCACGACGTTGCCCGCGTTCCTCATCTCGACCGGCATGGGCATGATGGTGACGCGCGTCGCCGCCGAAGGCGCGCTCGGCGCCGACTTGGCCGCGCAGATGCTGGCACGCCCGGACGTGCTGCGCGGAGCCGGAGGCCTGCTGCTCGCTCTCGCGCTCGTGCCGGCGTTGCCGCACGCGCTCTTCTTCGCGCTCGGCGCAAGCGCATTCGCCGCCGCGCATCTCGCGCAGCGCGCGCGCGCCGATCGCGCGCGGCTGGCCCGCGCGCAGGAAGAAGCGGCGAACCGGCGCGCGCTGCGGCGCCCGGAGCTTGCGCTCGGGCTCGTCGGCGTCGATGCGATCGCGATCGAGTTCGGTGAGGAGCTTTTGCGGCTCTTGACGCAGCCGCTCTGCGACGCATTGCTCGATCGCGTCGGCGAGGTGCGCCGCGGGCTCGCAGCGGAGATCGGACTCGTGCTTCCCGGCGTGCGCCTGCGCGACAACGTCGAGCTCGCGACGCGGACGTACGCGGTTCTCGTCCGCGACCGCCCCGCCGGCTCGGGATCGCTCGACCTCGAGCGACTGCTCGCCGTTGCCGACGGCGATCGCCTTTCGCGCCTGGGCTGCACGCTGGAGGCGGAGCCGGTCTACGGCTTGCCGGCGGCGTGGATCGAGCCCGCGTCGCGCGAACGCCTCGTCGAGGCGGGCGCGCTCGTCTTCGACCCGATTTCGATTCTGGGCTCGCACGTCGCCGAAGTCGCGCGCACGCACGCAAGCGACCTTTTCGGTAGGCAAGAGCTGCAGACGTTGCTCGAGCACCTGAAGCTGCGCGCGCCGGCGGTGGTGAAGGAGATCGGCGGAGAAGCGCTGCCGCTTGCCTGCGTGCATCGCGCATTCTTGGCGCTGTTGCGCGAACGCGCGTGGCCGCGCGATCCTATCGGCGTGCTCGAAGCGATGATCGCATGCGGCTCGCGCGATCCGGCGGAGCTGGCGGAGGCGGCACGCCGCAGCGTCGTTCCCGATCTGCTGCGCCGCCGCGCGCGCGGACTCCAGCCGCTCTTGCTCGATCCCGCGCTCGAGCGCTCGCTGTTGCAGGGTTGGTCGGGCACGGAGGCGCTCGACGCCGACGCAGCACTTCGCCTACGCGAGCGGATCGAGACGTACGCCGCGCGCGTGCCGCGCGAGCGCGCAGCCGTCGTCTGCACGGCTGCGCTGCGGCCGCTGCTCGCAGATTTACTGCTGCGCTCGGGCTTGTGGGTAGAGGTCTTCGCGTACAACGAGCTTCCGCCGGAGCTCGCTCTCGAGCCCGCGGAGGTCGTACGCCTCGATGCTTGTGCGCCCAGTCAACTTCCGATATGA
- a CDS encoding EscU/YscU/HrcU family type III secretion system export apparatus switch protein — MSDEKPLDPTPARIAKARREGNVARSPELVAAAAFGAGGIAACAVAAPIGALAQRALFAAARGKPALHEEAAALALAMVPATAAAAFAALAGALQGGGLRVTGIALKPERLDPFEGVRRIASRETPAHALRAMVAFAAAIAAIAPAVAHAIVASASAGGMLGVAAAAAGGVRRTLFAACAVGLLFAGAEYALVRAAWLRKLRMSLDELKREVKEQDGDPHARGRRRSHHKTLLRGAIAEVRSAAFVVANPTHVAVALAYAPPGIPVPVVLVRAREAAALRVREAAARWRVPVIENAALARALFAGGRAGAPIPAACYVAVAEVVVALARSGALER, encoded by the coding sequence GTGAGCGACGAAAAACCGCTCGATCCAACGCCCGCGCGGATTGCGAAAGCGCGCCGCGAGGGCAACGTGGCGCGCTCGCCGGAGCTCGTCGCCGCGGCGGCGTTCGGCGCGGGCGGCATAGCTGCGTGCGCCGTCGCGGCGCCGATCGGAGCGCTCGCACAACGCGCGCTCTTCGCTGCGGCTCGCGGCAAGCCGGCCCTCCACGAAGAGGCCGCCGCACTCGCGCTGGCCATGGTGCCGGCGACGGCAGCAGCCGCCTTTGCCGCACTCGCCGGGGCGTTGCAGGGCGGCGGACTGCGCGTTACGGGAATCGCGCTCAAGCCCGAGCGTCTGGACCCGTTCGAGGGCGTGCGCCGTATCGCGTCGCGCGAGACGCCGGCCCACGCGCTGCGGGCGATGGTCGCCTTTGCGGCGGCGATCGCCGCGATCGCTCCCGCCGTCGCGCATGCGATCGTCGCTTCGGCGAGCGCGGGCGGCATGCTCGGCGTCGCCGCGGCGGCTGCGGGCGGCGTTCGTCGCACGCTGTTTGCCGCGTGCGCCGTCGGCCTGCTCTTCGCCGGGGCCGAGTATGCGCTCGTGCGCGCAGCGTGGTTGCGCAAACTGCGCATGAGCCTCGACGAGCTCAAGCGCGAGGTCAAGGAACAGGACGGAGACCCGCACGCGCGCGGCCGGCGCCGCTCGCACCACAAGACGCTGCTGCGCGGAGCGATCGCCGAGGTGCGCAGCGCCGCGTTCGTCGTTGCGAACCCCACGCACGTCGCGGTCGCGCTCGCCTACGCTCCGCCGGGAATTCCCGTTCCCGTCGTGCTCGTGCGCGCGCGGGAAGCGGCGGCGCTGCGCGTGCGCGAAGCGGCCGCGCGTTGGCGCGTGCCGGTGATCGAGAACGCCGCGCTCGCGCGCGCCCTGTTTGCCGGCGGCAGAGCCGGTGCGCCGATTCCCGCCGCTTGCTACGTCGCGGTGGCTGAGGTCGTCGTCGCGCTCGCGCGTTCGGGCGCGCTCGAACGATGA
- a CDS encoding flagellar biosynthetic protein FliR has product MTAAAPLVFARCAGFAFRAPGISYPGVPPAARVALALFLTIALLPAVHAASADGAALAAGVALEFVIGSAIGTGASVLYDAAYAAGRAIDDYVGVKAIAPSIQLVAPSGFGRIWSLAFTAAFFLLGAYRPVIAAFAGSFVRLPPGALPDQHAWTAYASAVATLLPRAALAIAAPAIAAGFMAQFALGALSRTIPRFGSLTLSFPLVFGVALVACVLGLPAIAARLAPIFPSP; this is encoded by the coding sequence ATGACCGCGGCCGCGCCGCTCGTCTTTGCGCGCTGCGCCGGCTTCGCGTTCCGGGCACCGGGAATCTCGTATCCGGGCGTTCCGCCCGCGGCGCGCGTGGCACTGGCCCTCTTCCTCACGATCGCACTCCTACCGGCAGTCCACGCGGCGAGCGCGGACGGCGCCGCGCTTGCCGCAGGCGTCGCGCTCGAGTTCGTCATCGGGAGCGCGATCGGCACGGGCGCGAGCGTGCTCTACGACGCGGCCTACGCCGCCGGACGTGCCATCGACGATTACGTCGGCGTCAAGGCGATCGCGCCGAGCATTCAGCTCGTTGCGCCGAGCGGGTTCGGACGCATCTGGTCGCTCGCGTTCACGGCTGCGTTCTTTCTCTTGGGTGCGTACCGGCCCGTGATTGCGGCGTTCGCTGGAAGCTTCGTGCGGCTGCCGCCTGGAGCGCTGCCCGATCAGCACGCCTGGACGGCGTATGCGTCCGCCGTCGCAACGCTGCTCCCGCGTGCGGCGCTCGCGATCGCGGCGCCGGCGATTGCCGCGGGCTTCATGGCGCAGTTTGCGCTCGGCGCGCTCTCCCGAACGATTCCGCGTTTCGGTAGCCTGACGCTCTCGTTTCCGCTCGTCTTCGGCGTTGCGCTCGTCGCGTGCGTACTCGGTCTCCCGGCGATTGCCGCGCGTCTCGCGCCGATCTTTCCCTCGCCGTGA
- a CDS encoding flagellar biosynthetic protein FliQ — MDAFDALLREMLVVTAILALPAVAIAAGVGAAIAIAQAATQIQEQTISLLPKLIAVGIAVALFGGFGLRLCARLFSDALAALPAIVRG; from the coding sequence GTGGATGCTTTCGACGCGCTGTTGCGCGAGATGCTCGTCGTGACGGCGATTCTCGCTCTGCCGGCGGTCGCGATCGCGGCCGGCGTGGGCGCGGCGATCGCGATCGCGCAAGCCGCGACGCAGATCCAGGAGCAGACGATCTCGTTGCTGCCCAAACTGATCGCCGTGGGCATCGCGGTTGCGCTCTTCGGCGGCTTCGGCTTGCGGTTGTGCGCGCGGCTCTTCAGCGACGCGCTGGCCGCGCTCCCGGCGATCGTGCGCGGATGA
- the metF gene encoding methylenetetrahydrofolate reductase [NAD(P)H], giving the protein MRISQALATMRPFFSFEFFPPKDDDGVERLFASIETLRPLHPAFVSITYGAGGSSRARTIELAKRIQRELDLTVLAHVTCVGSTRAELRSVFDDLARAGIENVLALRGDPPRGEAAFSPPPGGFAHATELIAMLHRNYDFCVGAACYPETHVEAETAQRDLDRLREKVQAGAEFLISQLFFDNDAFYAFVESARAAGIAVPIVPGLMPVTNYEQITRFVAMCGATIPPKLRAAMELRRGDERAVEDLGVAYASMQALELLRRGAPGIHFYTLNRSPATRAIVSGMLAASAWRPDFSPHTIP; this is encoded by the coding sequence GTGAGGATATCGCAGGCGCTCGCGACGATGCGGCCGTTCTTCTCGTTCGAGTTCTTTCCGCCGAAAGACGACGACGGCGTGGAGCGGCTCTTTGCGTCCATCGAGACGCTGCGGCCTCTGCACCCCGCGTTCGTCTCGATCACGTACGGCGCCGGCGGATCGTCGCGCGCGCGCACGATCGAACTCGCGAAGCGCATCCAGCGCGAGCTCGACCTGACCGTCCTCGCGCACGTGACGTGCGTCGGCTCGACGCGCGCGGAGCTGCGTTCGGTCTTCGACGACCTCGCGCGCGCGGGCATCGAAAACGTGCTCGCGCTGCGCGGCGATCCGCCGCGAGGCGAAGCGGCATTCTCGCCGCCGCCGGGCGGGTTCGCGCATGCGACCGAGCTGATCGCGATGCTGCATCGGAACTACGATTTCTGCGTCGGCGCCGCGTGCTATCCGGAGACGCACGTCGAAGCCGAGACCGCGCAGCGCGACCTCGATCGCCTTCGTGAGAAGGTGCAGGCCGGTGCGGAGTTCCTGATCTCGCAGCTGTTCTTCGACAACGACGCATTCTATGCGTTCGTCGAGAGCGCGCGCGCGGCAGGCATCGCGGTACCGATCGTTCCGGGCCTGATGCCGGTCACGAACTACGAGCAGATCACGCGCTTCGTCGCGATGTGCGGTGCGACGATTCCGCCGAAGCTCAGGGCTGCGATGGAGCTGCGCCGCGGCGACGAGCGCGCCGTCGAGGATCTCGGCGTCGCGTACGCGTCGATGCAGGCGCTCGAGTTACTGCGGCGCGGCGCACCGGGCATTCATTTCTACACCCTCAACCGCTCGCCGGCAACGCGAGCGATCGTCTCCGGCATGCTCGCCGCGAGCGCCTGGCGCCCGGACTTTTCTCCGCACACCATTCCATAA
- a CDS encoding flagellar type III secretion system pore protein FliP — protein sequence MSDWLALASRTHAGTPVDVLVMLTLLGLAPFLLVMCTSFVRIAVVLSLVRSAIGASAVPPNAALTGLALVLTLVVMAPTLRAIQSAAVAPYARGRITQSQALLRAVQPLRAFMLRQAHVADIALFERIAGRTGQPPERAPITVLLAAFAVGELRSGFAIGFALYLPFVAIDLAVASILMGLGMVMLSPPVVSLPVKLLLFVMVDGWALVCGGVATSFR from the coding sequence GTGAGCGACTGGCTCGCGCTCGCGTCGCGCACGCACGCGGGAACGCCCGTCGACGTTCTCGTGATGTTGACGTTGCTCGGGCTCGCGCCGTTTTTGCTCGTCATGTGCACGTCGTTCGTGCGCATTGCGGTCGTGCTCTCGCTCGTACGTTCGGCGATCGGTGCCTCCGCGGTGCCGCCGAACGCGGCACTTACGGGGCTCGCGCTCGTCCTCACCCTGGTCGTGATGGCGCCGACGCTGCGCGCGATCCAGAGCGCCGCCGTCGCGCCGTACGCGCGCGGGCGCATCACGCAGTCGCAAGCGCTGCTGCGCGCCGTGCAGCCGCTGCGCGCATTCATGCTGCGCCAAGCGCACGTTGCGGACATCGCGCTCTTCGAGCGCATCGCCGGCCGTACTGGCCAGCCACCTGAGCGCGCGCCCATCACCGTGCTCCTCGCGGCATTCGCCGTCGGCGAGCTGCGAAGCGGCTTTGCAATCGGCTTCGCGCTCTATCTGCCCTTCGTCGCGATCGATCTTGCCGTGGCCTCGATCCTCATGGGCCTGGGCATGGTCATGCTGAGCCCGCCCGTCGTCTCGCTGCCGGTCAAGTTGCTGCTCTTCGTCATGGTCGATGGCTGGGCGCTCGTCTGCGGAGGCGTCGCGACGAGTTTTCGGTAA
- the fliN gene encoding flagellar motor switch protein FliN, translating to MQGEERTELDALRAVPLDLVAVLGGRRMKLAELLELGEGAVVELDRAADAPVDVLVGGAVIARGEIVAVDGRFGVRITEVVCA from the coding sequence ATGCAGGGCGAAGAGCGCACCGAGCTCGACGCGTTGCGGGCGGTTCCTCTCGATCTCGTGGCCGTGCTCGGAGGCCGCAGAATGAAGCTCGCGGAGCTGCTCGAGCTGGGCGAGGGAGCCGTCGTCGAGCTCGACCGCGCGGCGGACGCGCCGGTCGACGTTCTCGTCGGCGGCGCCGTGATCGCGCGTGGCGAGATCGTTGCGGTCGACGGACGGTTCGGCGTGCGCATCACCGAGGTCGTCTGCGCGTGA
- a CDS encoding FliM/FliN family flagellar motor switch protein: MKYLAFAGAQRVCAARFEERSIVSVSAACVVANAMRERIGALCGSEVDLRLWPPAIPRADAWNAILRDAHVYVARGTLADAAIVLRAAEARALAALLFGEMPRDAPQGALSRIEAEITRRAIAAIVPTLAPVCGETQLDESSQAIDAATYFELHLVAPAPLCIGIALSREPLPTTTKRIDAALVRKARIDARAELRLAAIAAEAVAALRPGDVLVARSAQCVLRANGAVCARGTCGVRLRRYAFRVHRRA; this comes from the coding sequence GTGAAGTATCTCGCCTTTGCCGGAGCGCAGCGCGTTTGCGCCGCGCGCTTCGAGGAGCGCTCGATCGTGTCCGTGAGCGCCGCGTGCGTCGTCGCCAACGCGATGCGCGAGCGTATCGGCGCGCTCTGCGGCAGCGAGGTCGACCTTCGCCTGTGGCCACCGGCGATTCCGCGCGCTGACGCGTGGAACGCGATTCTTCGCGACGCGCACGTGTACGTCGCGCGCGGTACCCTTGCCGACGCGGCGATCGTGCTGCGCGCTGCGGAGGCGCGCGCACTCGCGGCGTTACTCTTCGGGGAGATGCCGCGCGACGCGCCGCAGGGCGCACTCTCGCGCATAGAAGCGGAGATCACGCGCCGTGCGATCGCTGCGATCGTTCCGACGCTGGCTCCCGTCTGCGGCGAAACGCAGCTCGACGAGTCTTCGCAGGCGATCGATGCAGCGACGTACTTCGAGCTGCATCTCGTCGCACCGGCGCCGCTGTGCATCGGCATCGCGCTCTCGCGCGAGCCGCTGCCGACCACGACGAAGCGCATCGACGCCGCGCTCGTGCGCAAGGCACGCATCGACGCCCGCGCGGAGCTTCGGCTTGCAGCGATTGCCGCAGAGGCCGTCGCCGCGCTGCGCCCCGGCGACGTGCTCGTCGCGCGCTCGGCGCAGTGCGTCCTGCGCGCCAACGGAGCGGTCTGCGCGCGCGGTACGTGCGGCGTGCGGTTGCGCCGGTACGCCTTTCGCGTCCACCGGCGCGCGTGA
- a CDS encoding EscN/YscN/HrcN family type III secretion system ATPase yields MIARGRVERVDAALLVARVVGAAVGDGVRVAGEGATGEVRRIDGSLAYVAMHGGLDGMAAGSEVWIDPSVSTMALGTCALGRAIDARGLPLDGGARVRGRTVWLGVAAPARRVPVVAALWTGIRAIDGLLCLGVGARIGIFGPPGAGKSTLLDALARARADAVVVALVGERGREAQRWVECCDPRTTVVCATSDRPAAERVRAVHVALAHAAALRERGLDVLVLLDSLARTAGALRELGVAAGESVGRGGYPPSVFAQLARLVEVCGATATGSITLVATVLDDGEERDPVSDAARSLLDGHVQLSAKLARAGRFPAIDVPASASRTMASVVDARHACAAGIVREAAAALERTEDARSLGIAVEGELLQAALRCERELDAFLRQDAEPYAPEQTRAALFALAALLQGNAAATER; encoded by the coding sequence GTGATTGCCCGCGGACGCGTCGAACGCGTCGACGCAGCGCTGCTCGTCGCTCGCGTCGTCGGCGCAGCCGTCGGGGACGGCGTGCGCGTCGCCGGCGAGGGTGCGACCGGAGAGGTCCGCCGGATCGACGGATCGCTCGCGTACGTTGCGATGCACGGCGGCCTCGACGGCATGGCCGCGGGCAGCGAGGTGTGGATCGATCCGTCGGTATCGACGATGGCGCTTGGCACCTGCGCGCTCGGGCGCGCGATCGACGCGCGAGGCTTGCCCCTCGACGGAGGCGCGCGCGTGCGCGGCCGTACGGTCTGGCTTGGCGTCGCCGCTCCCGCGCGGCGAGTTCCCGTGGTCGCTGCGCTGTGGACGGGGATACGCGCGATCGACGGGCTTCTCTGCCTCGGCGTCGGCGCGCGCATCGGCATCTTCGGTCCGCCAGGAGCCGGAAAGAGCACGCTGCTCGACGCACTCGCGCGAGCGCGCGCCGACGCCGTCGTGGTCGCACTCGTCGGCGAGCGCGGCCGCGAAGCGCAGCGTTGGGTCGAGTGCTGCGACCCGCGTACGACCGTCGTCTGCGCGACGTCGGACCGGCCGGCGGCGGAGCGCGTGCGCGCCGTGCACGTCGCGTTGGCGCATGCGGCGGCGCTGCGCGAGCGCGGTCTCGACGTGCTCGTTCTGCTCGACAGCCTCGCGCGAACGGCCGGGGCACTGCGCGAGCTCGGCGTCGCCGCCGGCGAGAGCGTCGGGCGCGGCGGGTATCCGCCAAGCGTCTTCGCGCAGCTCGCGCGTCTGGTCGAAGTCTGCGGCGCGACGGCGACCGGCTCGATCACGCTCGTCGCCACCGTTCTCGACGACGGCGAGGAGCGCGATCCGGTGAGCGATGCCGCGCGCTCGCTCCTCGACGGACACGTGCAGCTCAGCGCGAAGCTCGCGCGCGCCGGACGCTTCCCGGCGATCGACGTGCCCGCGAGCGCAAGCCGAACGATGGCGTCGGTCGTCGACGCGCGGCACGCCTGCGCGGCCGGCATCGTGCGCGAAGCCGCCGCCGCGCTCGAGCGCACCGAGGACGCGCGCTCGCTCGGCATCGCGGTGGAAGGCGAACTGCTTCAGGCCGCGCTGCGGTGCGAGCGCGAGCTCGATGCGTTTCTCCGCCAAGACGCCGAGCCGTACGCGCCGGAGCAGACGCGCGCGGCGCTTTTCGCGCTAGCAGCGCTGCTGCAGGGAAACGCGGCGGCAACAGAGCGGTGA
- a CDS encoding FliH/SctL family protein, protein MDEFVPLDAYLQASERAQELAAAPEPAQPQVARQALQEARRFRAALADAFDAAREQLVRDLASDVLARELACTPADVKRIAQRALARYAGDEPLHVCVHPGEVALLAGFDLPVVADARLRRGDVTLVLRHGTIDASLGVRLAHVLQTA, encoded by the coding sequence ATGGATGAGTTCGTGCCGTTGGATGCGTATCTGCAAGCGTCCGAACGTGCGCAGGAACTCGCTGCCGCGCCGGAGCCGGCGCAACCGCAGGTCGCACGCCAAGCGCTGCAGGAGGCGCGGCGCTTTCGCGCGGCACTGGCCGACGCGTTCGACGCGGCGCGCGAGCAGCTCGTGCGCGATCTCGCAAGCGACGTGCTCGCGCGGGAGCTCGCCTGCACGCCTGCGGACGTGAAGCGCATCGCACAGCGCGCGCTCGCGCGATATGCCGGCGACGAGCCGCTCCACGTCTGCGTGCATCCCGGCGAGGTCGCGCTGCTCGCCGGGTTCGATCTGCCCGTCGTCGCGGACGCGCGGCTGCGGCGCGGCGACGTGACGCTCGTGCTGCGTCACGGAACGATCGACGCGTCGCTCGGGGTGCGTCTCGCGCACGTGCTGCAAACGGCGTGA
- a CDS encoding flagellar hook-basal body complex protein FliE, which produces MTVRLLQPDAPRPDSAARGENGDAAAFSQAVDALGAIFGDATRAEDAYASGRGDLRGAVYARARADVALAVAVAAAQRTAQAVQSVLNMQI; this is translated from the coding sequence ATGACGGTACGCCTCCTGCAACCCGACGCTCCTCGGCCCGACTCCGCGGCCCGCGGTGAGAACGGCGACGCTGCGGCCTTCTCCCAAGCCGTCGACGCGCTCGGCGCGATCTTCGGGGACGCCACGCGTGCGGAGGACGCATACGCGAGCGGGCGCGGGGATCTGCGCGGCGCGGTCTACGCTCGAGCGCGTGCCGATGTTGCGCTCGCGGTTGCCGTCGCGGCGGCGCAGCGCACGGCGCAGGCGGTGCAGAGCGTCCTGAACATGCAGATTTGA
- a CDS encoding flagellar basal body rod C-terminal domain-containing protein, translated as MSVDLLATAASAMDAQRAAMDVAARNVAAAEAAGPDAAYPRAVPQFRIVESPRGSMVEFAGTRSERGTNVDILTEMIAVMNASRSYESDAAIFTAGKRLAERTIELGRV; from the coding sequence ATGAGCGTCGACCTTCTCGCCACGGCCGCGAGCGCAATGGACGCCCAGCGCGCCGCGATGGACGTCGCCGCGCGCAACGTCGCCGCAGCCGAAGCGGCCGGGCCCGATGCGGCGTATCCGCGCGCGGTGCCGCAGTTCCGCATCGTGGAGAGCCCGCGCGGGAGCATGGTCGAGTTCGCGGGCACGCGCAGCGAGCGCGGCACGAACGTCGACATCCTTACGGAGATGATTGCCGTGATGAACGCATCGCGCTCGTACGAGAGCGACGCAGCGATCTTCACCGCGGGCAAACGGCTCGCCGAGCGTACGATCGAGCTCGGACGCGTATGA
- a CDS encoding DUF3810 family protein: MSLRAAAIVAASMALFIHPSAAWIERVYTNGAYARWEPVAHAITRLFPWSLGDLAALAGAALIVWRIVVRAREGRSGRAWFAAGFAALDVLAIAALYAIWFEASWGWNYDRAPVETRVLYEPSRITPRALEALRARAIAEMNALAPAAHARAGERLELVALRAAWLGVVRRSGDTWAPQVGQPKATLADPFMNATGTSGFINPLTLTVQLASDLLWFERPFDLAHEWSHVAGFAREDEANYLATLTCLRSPDPAVRYSGWMQLFFALPPLRQYRHSTFAPLVWSDFAAIRARDARRINLSLARLSWHAYNAYLKSNRIVSGVASYDEVTRLMLAIPLDRSGLPVTART, from the coding sequence TTGAGCCTGCGCGCCGCGGCGATCGTTGCGGCGAGCATGGCGCTCTTCATCCATCCGAGCGCCGCGTGGATCGAGCGCGTCTACACGAACGGTGCGTACGCCCGCTGGGAGCCCGTCGCGCACGCAATCACACGTCTCTTCCCGTGGTCTCTTGGCGATCTCGCCGCGCTCGCCGGCGCCGCACTCATCGTATGGCGCATCGTGGTGCGCGCGCGAGAAGGCAGGAGCGGGCGAGCGTGGTTTGCCGCCGGATTCGCCGCACTCGACGTGCTCGCGATCGCGGCGCTCTACGCGATTTGGTTCGAGGCGAGCTGGGGCTGGAACTACGATCGCGCACCGGTTGAGACGCGCGTGCTCTACGAGCCTTCTCGCATTACTCCGCGGGCGCTCGAGGCGCTGCGAGCTCGCGCAATCGCCGAGATGAACGCGCTCGCTCCCGCCGCGCACGCGCGCGCGGGCGAACGGCTCGAGCTCGTTGCACTGCGCGCTGCGTGGCTTGGCGTCGTACGGCGCAGCGGCGACACGTGGGCGCCGCAGGTCGGGCAACCGAAGGCGACGCTCGCCGATCCGTTCATGAACGCGACGGGAACGAGCGGCTTCATCAATCCCCTGACGCTCACCGTGCAGCTCGCATCCGACCTTCTCTGGTTCGAGCGCCCATTCGATCTCGCGCACGAGTGGAGCCACGTCGCGGGCTTTGCGCGTGAGGACGAAGCGAACTACCTCGCAACGCTCACCTGTCTGCGCTCGCCCGATCCAGCGGTTCGCTACTCCGGCTGGATGCAGCTCTTCTTCGCGCTCCCTCCGCTGCGCCAGTACCGGCACAGCACGTTTGCCCCGCTCGTCTGGAGCGATTTCGCGGCGATTCGCGCGCGCGACGCGCGCCGCATCAACCTCTCGCTCGCGCGTCTTTCCTGGCACGCGTACAACGCCTATCTCAAGAGCAATCGCATCGTCTCCGGCGTCGCGAGCTACGACGAGGTCACGCGCTTGATGCTAGCGATTCCGCTCGACCGCAGCGGCTTGCCGGTAACAGCGCGGACATAG
- the rpsI gene encoding 30S ribosomal protein S9 codes for MNPADVSQGTGRRKRAVARVKITLGQGVITINKRSIDDYFPRPQLQQIVRQPLEATQSVARFDIDVKTQGGGMTGQAGAVRHGIARALLEMDETLKETLRSNGFLTRDSREKESKKYGRKRARKRFQYSKR; via the coding sequence TTGAATCCAGCTGACGTCTCGCAAGGGACCGGTCGCCGCAAGCGCGCAGTCGCGCGCGTGAAGATCACGCTTGGCCAAGGCGTGATCACGATCAACAAGCGTTCGATCGACGACTATTTCCCGCGCCCGCAGCTGCAGCAGATCGTGCGCCAGCCGCTCGAAGCTACGCAGAGCGTGGCGCGCTTCGACATCGACGTCAAGACCCAAGGCGGCGGCATGACCGGTCAAGCCGGTGCCGTGCGGCACGGCATCGCACGCGCACTGCTCGAGATGGACGAGACGTTGAAGGAGACGCTGCGCAGCAACGGCTTCCTCACGCGCGACTCGCGCGAGAAAGAGTCGAAGAAGTACGGCCGCAAACGGGCACGCAAGCGCTTCCAGTATAGCAAGCGCTAG